The following proteins are encoded in a genomic region of Gossypium hirsutum isolate 1008001.06 chromosome D05, Gossypium_hirsutum_v2.1, whole genome shotgun sequence:
- the LOC107903709 gene encoding uncharacterized protein produces MEGKRISLDTPRNGKSKVLDPAFSAFLVQLPCKLQNCLKLQLKRLAKDGDRIKPLNSFLEKKNGSSSGLRINLDKQLQAWRENPSWVNPPPEIEVSVAKGSLCYLKATIDAGLPPDAVYNIVTDPDNRRVFKNVKEVISRKVLIDEGQRQVVEVEQAAWWRFLWWSGTISVHVLVDQNREDYSMRFKQMSTGFMKKFEGYWRVEPFFVDEKTCFPFKPKTWAEYCSCTGGKGRIGSKVSLDQLIQPAIAPPPPISWYLSGIPAKTTEMLINDLLAEADRLKGGRDSEISEELRLSKEIGGYHHQLEQVSDIKERWKSHRRNRKLSRHRRKLLTEEPLSA; encoded by the exons ATGGAAGGGAAAAGAATAAGCTTAGATACTCCCAGGAATGGAAAATCCAAGGTTCTTGATCCAGCATTTTCTGCATTTTTAGTTCAACTTCCGTGCAAACTTCAAAACTGCCTTAAG TTACAGCTCAAGAGATTAGCCAAAGATGGTGACAGAATAAAACCGTTGAACTCTTTTCTTGAGAAGAAGAACGGTTCATCTTCCGGATTGCGGATCAATCTAGATAAACAATTGCAAGCTTGGAGAGAAAATCCTTCATGGGTTAATCCACCTCCAGAAATAGAG GTCAGTGTAGCGAAAGGTTCTCTTTGCTACCTTAAGGCAACAATTGATGCCGGGTTGCCCCCTGATGCTGTGTATAATATTGTCACTGATCCTGATAACCGGAGAGTTTTTAAAAACGTTAAG GAAGTGATATCAAGAAAGGTTTTAATCGATGAAGGTCAAAGACAGGTGGTTGAAGTGGAACAAGCAGCTTGGTGGAGATTCCTTTGGTGGTCAGGAACCATCTCAGTTCATGTTCTAGTGGATCAAAACAGAGAAGATTACTCG ATGAGGTTCAAACAAATGAGCACCGGATTCATGAAAAAATTCGAAGGTTACTGGCGAGTCGAACCGTTTTTTGTCGATGAGAAAACCTGTTTTCCTTTCAAACCTAAAACATGGGCGGAGTATTGTTCGTGTACTGGAGGTAAAGGAAGGATTGGATCAAAGGTGAGCTTAGACCAACTAATTCAACCAGCCATTGCACCTCCTCCGCCCATTTCATGGTATCTAAGTGGAATACCTGCAAAAACCACTGAGATGCTGATAAATGATCTACTTGCCGAGGCCGACAGACTCAAGGGTGGCCGTGACTCGGAAATTTCAGAGGAGCTTCGGTTATCGAAGGAAATAGGTGGATACCATCACCAACTCGAGCAGGTCTCTGACATTAAAGAAAGATGGAAGTCACATAGGAGAAACAGGAAGCTATCGCGGCATCGTAGGAAGCTGTTGACGGAGGAACCCTTGAGTGCTTGA